A window of the Dyadobacter pollutisoli genome harbors these coding sequences:
- the iolE gene encoding myo-inosose-2 dehydratase, translating to MNFENIQLGVAPINWTNDDMPELGGENTFEQCISEMALAGFTGCEVGNKFPREINVLKKALELRGLQICNQWNSYELTTKSFAENRKNFTELLDFLEIMGAKVIGGGETGNSCQGQMEVPVFEGKGMLNSKAEWDSFTFGLNELGKIARDRGMKLAFHHHMGTCVQTIAETDRLLNETDPENVYLNYDCGHFHFAGEDPSVALQKYIGRTAHIHLKDVRPNILQSVHDERLSFLTAVKKGVFTVPGDPEGCIDFPSLFSIIKDSDYQGWIVLEAEQDPAKANPLEYAIIARNFFRGLTGI from the coding sequence ATGAACTTCGAAAACATTCAATTGGGCGTTGCTCCAATCAATTGGACCAATGACGATATGCCTGAACTTGGAGGTGAAAATACCTTCGAGCAATGCATCAGTGAAATGGCGTTGGCCGGCTTTACCGGTTGCGAAGTAGGAAACAAATTCCCGCGGGAAATCAATGTGCTAAAAAAAGCTCTGGAATTGCGCGGCTTGCAGATCTGTAATCAATGGAACAGCTACGAACTGACTACCAAAAGCTTTGCAGAAAACCGGAAAAACTTCACCGAACTGCTGGATTTTCTAGAAATAATGGGTGCGAAAGTGATTGGCGGCGGCGAAACAGGCAATAGCTGTCAGGGGCAAATGGAAGTGCCCGTTTTTGAAGGCAAAGGAATGCTGAACAGTAAGGCAGAATGGGACAGCTTTACATTCGGGTTAAATGAACTAGGAAAAATCGCGCGCGATCGGGGTATGAAGCTCGCGTTTCACCATCATATGGGCACTTGTGTGCAGACTATCGCTGAAACTGACAGACTCCTCAATGAAACCGATCCCGAAAATGTGTACCTGAATTACGATTGCGGACATTTCCACTTCGCAGGCGAAGACCCGTCAGTTGCCCTTCAAAAATACATTGGCCGTACTGCTCACATTCATTTAAAGGATGTACGTCCCAATATTTTGCAAAGCGTTCACGACGAAAGGCTTAGCTTTTTAACAGCTGTAAAAAAAGGCGTTTTCACAGTTCCCGGAGATCCTGAGGGCTGCATTGACTTTCCTTCACTTTTTTCAATTATCAAAGACAGCGATTACCAGGGCTGGATCGTGCTCGAAGCAGAGCAAGACCCTGCCAAAGCCAATCCGCTAGAATACGCTATCATTGCAAGAAACTTTTTCCGCGGGCTTACCGGGATTTAA
- a CDS encoding sodium/sugar symporter: MSNTGLQSLDYIVFFIYLIGVSAYGYWIYKKKSAKEVSSTDYFLAEGSLTFWAIGASIIASNISAEHFIGMSGSGFAIGLAISSYEWMAAASLIVVALFILPVYLKNKIYTMPQFLRQRYSPTVATIMAVFWLLLYVFVNLTSILYLGALALEVTAGINFNYAIIGLGVFAVVITIGGMKVIGYTDVVQVIVLVAGGLVTTYLALDLVSTHFNKPGIFNALGLLRDQADSHFHMILPKESPFYKDLPGLSVIIGAMWINNLAYFGCNQYIIQRSLGADLPTARKGILFAALLKLLIPIIVVIPGIAAFVLYQNGMFQQEMLDAAGVVKPDHAYPVLLNLLPAGLKGMAFAALTAAIVASLAGKANSISTIFTLDIYKQYIAPHASEKQLVRVGRYTIYVAMGIGVILAPQLRVLDQAYQFIQEYSSFITPGVFAIFILGMFWKRTTSAAALTAALLTIPLSTAGKFMAPEVPFLDRMGIIFVILCAVIVVMTLADPKSKQNPKGLEIDGSMFQPGRAFVVGSIMICGVIAALYTVFW; encoded by the coding sequence ATGTCCAATACCGGTTTGCAATCGCTGGATTATATTGTATTCTTTATTTATTTAATAGGCGTCTCTGCTTATGGTTATTGGATTTACAAGAAAAAAAGCGCCAAGGAAGTAAGCTCCACCGACTATTTTCTGGCCGAAGGTTCGTTGACATTCTGGGCGATTGGCGCTTCTATTATTGCTTCCAATATCTCGGCCGAGCACTTTATCGGTATGTCGGGATCGGGGTTTGCGATCGGGCTGGCCATTTCTTCCTATGAATGGATGGCCGCCGCCTCGTTGATCGTCGTTGCATTGTTTATCCTGCCGGTTTATCTCAAAAATAAGATCTATACCATGCCGCAGTTTCTCAGGCAACGGTATAGTCCCACGGTAGCAACGATTATGGCCGTTTTCTGGCTTCTGTTGTATGTTTTTGTTAACCTGACCTCGATTTTGTACCTCGGCGCACTGGCATTGGAAGTGACGGCGGGTATCAACTTTAACTACGCCATTATCGGACTTGGCGTTTTCGCAGTGGTCATTACGATAGGGGGAATGAAAGTGATCGGGTATACGGACGTTGTGCAGGTGATTGTGCTCGTTGCCGGGGGTTTAGTGACTACCTACCTCGCATTGGACCTGGTATCAACGCATTTCAACAAGCCGGGGATCTTCAATGCATTGGGCTTGCTGCGCGATCAGGCAGACAGTCATTTTCATATGATCTTGCCAAAAGAGAGTCCTTTTTACAAAGACCTTCCGGGGTTGTCCGTGATCATTGGTGCGATGTGGATCAATAACCTCGCCTACTTTGGCTGCAACCAGTACATTATCCAGCGAAGCCTAGGCGCCGATTTGCCGACTGCCCGCAAAGGGATTTTGTTCGCTGCATTGCTCAAATTGCTGATTCCAATTATTGTGGTTATCCCGGGTATTGCAGCTTTTGTATTATACCAAAACGGAATGTTCCAACAGGAAATGCTGGATGCAGCAGGAGTTGTTAAACCTGACCATGCCTACCCGGTATTGCTCAATCTTTTGCCAGCTGGTTTAAAAGGAATGGCCTTCGCCGCACTTACAGCAGCTATTGTAGCGTCACTCGCGGGAAAAGCAAACAGTATTTCGACGATTTTCACCCTGGATATTTACAAACAATACATTGCCCCCCATGCCAGTGAAAAACAGCTCGTACGTGTGGGCAGGTACACTATATATGTAGCGATGGGCATAGGCGTGATCCTTGCGCCGCAGCTGCGTGTGCTCGATCAGGCGTATCAGTTCATTCAGGAGTACAGCAGCTTTATCACGCCGGGTGTATTTGCGATTTTCATATTAGGTATGTTCTGGAAAAGGACTACTTCTGCGGCGGCACTTACAGCGGCATTGCTTACCATTCCATTGTCAACGGCAGGTAAGTTTATGGCTCCCGAAGTTCCGTTCCTGGACCGAATGGGTATCATTTTCGTGATCCTTTGCGCAGTTATTGTAGTAATGACTTTGGCCGATCCAAAAAGCAAGCAAAATCCCAAAGGTCTTGAAATCGATGGCTCTATGTTCCAGCCGGGAAGAGCTTTTGTAGTAGGGTCTATCATGATTTGCGGAGTCATTGCAGCACTTTATACGGTATTTTGGTAG
- a CDS encoding CoA-acylating methylmalonate-semialdehyde dehydrogenase — MEKLQNYINGQWVDSHADHFVNVLNPATQEVLALVPYGNEKDVEDAADAASQGFLEWRSTPVSKRVQYLFKLKTLLEDNLDDIAKTIVLESGKTFLEAKAEMIRAIENVENACGTPTLIQGEFSEDIAKGIDEYMIRQPLGVCACIAPFNFPGMITFWFLPYALACGNSYIIKPSEKVPLTMTKIVGLMHQLDLPKGVLNLVQGAREVVDGILEHPAIKGISFVGSSNVARYVYSKGSAYGKRVQAQGGAKNPVIVLPDADIDMTSQIVIDSVYGCAGQRCLAASTIITVGEHKDITESLVESAKTRKTGFGLDSDVLMGPVITAESKNRVQSLINQGEKEGGRVLVDGRNPNVGGYERGNFIGPTIIEDIPLDGELATTEIFGPVLSLVHINTIDEAIQFINSGRYGNMACIFTSSGLNARKFRHEAEAGNIGINIGVAAPVAQFPFSGWKDSFYGDLHGQGKHAIEFFTQTKVVIERWLKEWNRKF; from the coding sequence ATGGAAAAATTACAGAATTACATCAATGGTCAGTGGGTTGACAGCCATGCCGATCATTTCGTAAATGTGCTGAACCCTGCAACCCAGGAAGTATTGGCATTGGTACCCTACGGAAACGAAAAAGACGTGGAAGATGCCGCAGACGCAGCTTCGCAGGGTTTTCTCGAATGGAGAAGCACGCCCGTCTCCAAACGTGTTCAATATTTATTCAAGCTAAAAACCTTATTGGAAGATAACCTGGACGATATCGCGAAAACAATCGTGCTCGAATCAGGAAAGACGTTTCTGGAAGCCAAGGCCGAAATGATACGTGCCATCGAAAATGTAGAAAATGCCTGCGGAACACCCACGCTGATCCAGGGAGAGTTTTCGGAAGACATTGCCAAAGGTATCGATGAGTATATGATCCGTCAGCCGCTGGGTGTTTGTGCGTGCATTGCGCCGTTCAACTTCCCCGGTATGATCACGTTCTGGTTTTTGCCTTATGCATTGGCTTGCGGTAACAGCTACATTATCAAACCTTCGGAAAAAGTACCGCTTACCATGACCAAAATCGTGGGACTGATGCATCAGCTTGACCTTCCGAAAGGCGTGTTGAACCTGGTACAGGGTGCCCGTGAGGTGGTAGACGGTATCCTCGAACATCCTGCCATTAAAGGCATCAGCTTCGTGGGCTCTTCCAATGTTGCCCGCTATGTGTATTCCAAAGGTTCGGCCTACGGTAAACGCGTGCAGGCCCAGGGCGGTGCTAAAAACCCCGTAATCGTGCTGCCGGATGCAGATATTGACATGACCTCCCAGATCGTCATCGACAGCGTATATGGCTGTGCGGGTCAGCGTTGCCTCGCCGCTTCTACGATCATTACCGTGGGTGAGCACAAGGATATTACCGAAAGTCTGGTGGAGTCTGCGAAGACCAGAAAAACAGGTTTTGGCCTTGACAGCGACGTATTAATGGGCCCTGTGATTACGGCCGAAAGTAAAAACCGCGTTCAAAGCCTGATCAATCAGGGTGAGAAAGAAGGAGGACGTGTACTGGTTGACGGACGCAATCCAAATGTAGGCGGTTACGAGCGAGGTAATTTCATTGGCCCGACGATCATTGAAGACATTCCGCTGGACGGCGAGCTCGCTACCACCGAAATTTTCGGCCCGGTACTAAGCCTGGTACATATTAATACCATCGACGAGGCGATCCAGTTTATCAACTCCGGCAGATATGGTAACATGGCTTGCATTTTTACAAGCAGCGGACTCAATGCACGAAAATTCCGTCATGAAGCAGAGGCAGGAAATATTGGTATCAACATTGGTGTAGCTGCTCCCGTGGCCCAGTTCCCATTCTCGGGCTGGAAAGACAGCTTCTATGGCGACCTGCATGGTCAGGGTAAGCATGCTATTGAATTCTTTACCCAAACCAAAGTGGTGATCGAGCGCTGGTTGAAAGAGTGGAACAGGAAGTTTTAA
- the iolD gene encoding 3D-(3,5/4)-trihydroxycyclohexane-1,2-dione acylhydrolase (decyclizing): MTRRLTVAQATITFLKNQFIERDGIEQPYFGGCFGIFGHGNVAGLGQALQENPDFRYYQCRNEQSMVHTAVAYAKVKNRLGAFACTTSIGPGATNMITGAALATINRLPVLLLPGDIFATREPNPVLQQLESASTQDISVNDCFKPVSKYWDRINRPEQLIYALPEVMRVLTSQAEMGTVTLSMPQDVQTHAYDFPESLFQKKVWHIGRPRPDVTTLEKAAEWIRAAKNPVIVSGGGAIYSDACEVLHNFATKTGIPVGETFAGKGSVRYDAPYCVGGLGATGTKYAIEIANEADVVIGIGTRYSDFTTASKSIFKNPDVKFVNINISEFDAFKHAALPVIGDAKVILEELSAILGDFEVDQSYRERIATMNKAWDDEVTQIYAEGNSTVPPIDQAVVIGTLNSFMDDRDVMINASGSAPGDLHKLWRATDPKNFHLEYGFSCMGYEIAAGLGAKMADPTREIYVICGDGGYLMNNHEIVTSIQEGVKFTILLLNNNGYASIGGLSESIGSERFGTMYKYREENSGQLSGGFLPVDLAKNAESLGAIVIKATDRASLEAALAQSKTSERTTVIYIETSLYRTVKGYHAWWEVPVAEVSTSPTVQKAFETYKENKKTQRIFL, translated from the coding sequence ATGACAAGACGACTCACAGTAGCACAGGCTACCATAACATTTTTAAAAAATCAGTTTATTGAACGGGATGGCATCGAGCAGCCTTATTTTGGAGGCTGTTTCGGTATATTCGGGCATGGTAATGTCGCAGGCTTGGGCCAGGCATTGCAGGAAAATCCGGATTTCCGTTACTATCAATGTCGTAATGAGCAGTCGATGGTACATACTGCGGTGGCTTATGCCAAAGTCAAAAACAGGCTGGGCGCATTCGCCTGCACGACTTCCATTGGCCCCGGTGCTACCAATATGATCACTGGAGCTGCGCTGGCTACCATCAATAGACTGCCCGTTTTGCTTTTGCCAGGCGATATTTTCGCGACGCGTGAGCCAAATCCGGTTTTGCAGCAGCTGGAAAGTGCGTCCACTCAGGACATTTCAGTGAATGATTGTTTCAAGCCCGTATCTAAGTACTGGGACCGCATTAACCGGCCGGAACAACTGATTTACGCTCTTCCCGAAGTAATGCGGGTGCTGACCTCACAGGCAGAAATGGGTACGGTAACATTATCCATGCCGCAGGATGTTCAGACGCATGCGTACGATTTTCCGGAGTCATTATTTCAGAAAAAAGTATGGCATATCGGACGTCCGAGACCTGATGTTACTACGCTTGAAAAGGCTGCCGAATGGATCAGGGCTGCTAAAAATCCGGTCATAGTATCAGGTGGCGGTGCTATATACAGTGATGCCTGCGAGGTACTACACAATTTTGCAACAAAGACCGGTATTCCTGTCGGTGAAACATTTGCAGGCAAAGGTTCGGTACGCTACGATGCTCCGTATTGTGTGGGTGGATTAGGCGCTACCGGTACGAAATATGCCATTGAAATAGCCAACGAAGCTGATGTGGTGATCGGGATCGGGACGCGGTACAGTGATTTCACAACTGCTTCGAAATCCATTTTCAAAAACCCGGATGTAAAATTTGTCAACATCAATATCAGCGAATTTGATGCATTCAAGCATGCTGCATTACCTGTAATCGGAGATGCAAAAGTGATTTTGGAAGAACTATCGGCTATTTTGGGTGACTTCGAGGTAGACCAAAGCTACCGCGAACGCATTGCGACCATGAACAAAGCATGGGATGATGAAGTGACGCAGATCTATGCGGAAGGAAATAGTACTGTCCCTCCTATCGATCAGGCGGTGGTAATCGGAACACTGAATTCATTTATGGACGACAGGGATGTGATGATCAATGCTTCGGGAAGTGCGCCGGGTGACCTGCACAAATTATGGCGTGCGACTGATCCCAAAAACTTCCATTTGGAATACGGTTTCTCTTGCATGGGCTATGAAATCGCGGCAGGATTGGGGGCCAAAATGGCTGATCCTACCCGTGAAATATATGTGATATGTGGTGACGGGGGTTACCTGATGAACAATCATGAAATCGTAACGTCCATTCAAGAGGGCGTAAAATTCACGATCCTGCTGTTGAACAATAATGGCTATGCCAGCATTGGTGGACTTTCGGAAAGCATTGGTAGCGAACGCTTTGGAACGATGTACAAGTACCGAGAAGAAAATTCCGGACAGTTATCCGGCGGCTTTTTACCGGTTGATCTGGCCAAAAATGCAGAAAGTCTGGGTGCTATCGTCATTAAAGCGACAGATCGCGCATCGCTGGAAGCTGCACTGGCGCAATCGAAAACCAGTGAACGGACAACAGTCATTTACATTGAAACAAGTCTTTACCGCACAGTGAAAGGTTACCACGCATGGTGGGAAGTACCGGTTGCGGAAGTTTCCACGTCGCCAACCGTGCAAAAGGCTTTTGAAACCTATAAAGAGAATAAGAAAACACAACGGATATTTTTGTAA
- a CDS encoding S41 family peptidase produces the protein MLHFKKLNLLYVLIFGVLVVGCKDKNVDPAVETTLDSTTASNYKAINSWLYEVMDDAYFWYKNMPTESSLDATINPYDYFEKLVYQRETVDRFSAVTDDIDALQNEFNGISKIFGISYALSYIDDGKSNIGIFLNYVVKGSPAETAGLKRGDILLKVNGTQLTANNYSTLLSGIETATFTLGALEGSKIVATSTTISMTKAEVSEDPVAFSSVITKSTYGKTIGYLVYTQFVPGTTADAAKYDNELRQVFANFKSKGVNELVLDLRFNPGGYLSSAETLASLIGKNVSASKIFYKEQWNDKYIAYWQKTKGAEALNYPFLNEANNIGSNLSRVFVLTSNGTASASELVINGLKPYMDVITIGEHTAGKNLFGSLIDDDQGRWKWGVYVMLGQTANANGESDYGTVNGMTPDYLVEDSKVPYKPFADENETLFRKALDVMGIPAPDGLRIAASKTVDTFKKSLRDDLKTRKNLMIKKGTIPLINQ, from the coding sequence ATGTTACATTTTAAAAAGCTAAATCTTCTTTATGTTCTGATTTTCGGGGTGTTGGTTGTGGGGTGCAAGGACAAGAACGTTGATCCGGCCGTAGAAACCACACTCGATTCCACCACTGCTTCCAACTACAAAGCGATCAATAGCTGGCTTTACGAAGTAATGGATGACGCCTATTTCTGGTATAAAAATATGCCGACAGAATCCAGTCTCGATGCCACCATTAACCCTTACGACTACTTCGAAAAGCTTGTATATCAACGAGAAACGGTAGACAGGTTCTCCGCCGTGACTGATGACATTGATGCCTTGCAGAATGAATTCAACGGGATCAGCAAAATTTTCGGAATCAGCTACGCGCTCTCTTATATCGACGACGGAAAATCCAATATTGGCATCTTCCTCAATTATGTGGTCAAAGGCAGCCCGGCCGAAACAGCAGGGCTAAAACGTGGAGATATTTTGTTAAAAGTAAATGGTACCCAACTGACTGCGAACAATTACAGCACATTGCTTAGTGGTATCGAAACGGCCACATTTACACTTGGAGCGTTGGAAGGGAGTAAGATTGTGGCTACTTCAACAACTATCAGCATGACCAAAGCGGAGGTTAGCGAAGATCCGGTGGCTTTTTCCAGCGTAATCACCAAGTCGACGTATGGCAAAACGATAGGTTACCTGGTGTACACGCAGTTTGTACCAGGCACCACCGCCGACGCGGCGAAATATGACAATGAATTGCGCCAGGTTTTTGCCAATTTCAAGAGCAAAGGCGTTAATGAACTTGTTTTGGACCTCCGTTTTAATCCCGGCGGTTACCTTAGTTCTGCCGAAACATTGGCCTCACTCATTGGTAAGAATGTTTCTGCCTCCAAAATTTTTTACAAAGAACAATGGAACGATAAATACATTGCCTACTGGCAGAAAACCAAGGGCGCCGAGGCATTGAACTACCCATTTTTGAATGAGGCCAACAATATCGGAAGCAACCTGAGCCGTGTATTTGTACTTACTTCCAATGGTACCGCTTCGGCTAGCGAGCTTGTAATCAATGGCTTGAAACCCTATATGGACGTGATCACGATCGGCGAACATACCGCTGGTAAAAACCTTTTCGGTTCATTGATAGACGACGATCAGGGACGATGGAAATGGGGCGTATATGTGATGCTCGGCCAAACAGCCAATGCCAATGGGGAGTCGGATTACGGAACTGTGAATGGCATGACGCCCGACTACCTGGTAGAGGACTCGAAGGTTCCTTACAAACCTTTCGCCGACGAGAACGAAACTTTATTCCGAAAAGCATTGGACGTCATGGGTATCCCTGCACCAGACGGATTACGGATTGCGGCATCAAAAACTGTGGATACTTTCAAAAAATCATTGCGTGACGATCTGAAAACACGTAAAAACCTTATGATCAAAAAAGGAACAATCCCGTTGATCAATCAGTAA
- a CDS encoding class II fructose-bisphosphate aldolase, with the protein MLLTTKQLFQKCYGRYAIPAVNVFFMEEIHGLFAAAQEANAPFIVQTTPFARDYAHPDMLLSMIAAAARIYPNVTFAIHMDHGYESHIFEAIETGGYTSVMIDASHDDFEKNVARTREVVARAHAKNMSVEAELGVLAGVEDDLTVDAAHSFYTNPQQVEDFVKATDCDSLAIAVGTSHGAYKFSGGQGLQFHILEEIQKRLPGFPLVLHGGSNVIPEVVERINAAGGNLKTDAKGVQEEEIRKAIPLGVCKINIATDTRLLWTMVNREFFRDKPDEFAPTTPGKIFMEEYKKFMLKKFDLFGCTNKAGDFSLVDA; encoded by the coding sequence ATGCTTCTCACAACCAAACAACTCTTTCAGAAATGCTACGGCCGGTATGCTATTCCGGCGGTGAATGTGTTTTTTATGGAAGAAATACATGGGCTATTTGCTGCTGCTCAGGAGGCCAATGCGCCTTTTATCGTGCAGACAACCCCTTTTGCAAGAGACTACGCGCATCCCGATATGCTGCTTTCGATGATTGCAGCGGCAGCCCGGATTTACCCCAATGTGACCTTTGCGATCCATATGGACCACGGTTACGAATCCCACATTTTCGAGGCCATTGAAACAGGCGGCTACACGTCGGTGATGATCGATGCGTCCCATGATGACTTTGAAAAAAATGTAGCAAGAACCCGCGAAGTAGTAGCCAGGGCGCACGCGAAAAACATGAGCGTGGAAGCCGAATTGGGGGTTTTGGCTGGTGTGGAAGACGATCTGACTGTTGATGCTGCCCATTCATTTTATACCAATCCGCAGCAGGTTGAAGATTTTGTAAAAGCAACTGACTGCGACAGTCTGGCCATTGCCGTCGGGACTAGCCACGGTGCGTACAAATTTTCAGGAGGCCAGGGATTACAATTTCACATTCTGGAAGAGATTCAGAAGCGTTTGCCCGGTTTTCCATTGGTACTACATGGCGGCTCCAATGTGATTCCCGAAGTAGTGGAAAGGATCAATGCAGCTGGTGGAAATTTAAAAACCGATGCAAAGGGCGTTCAGGAAGAAGAAATTCGCAAGGCCATTCCGCTGGGAGTTTGTAAAATCAACATTGCGACTGATACCAGGTTACTTTGGACAATGGTGAACCGCGAGTTTTTCAGGGACAAGCCCGACGAATTCGCCCCTACCACGCCTGGGAAGATCTTTATGGAAGAATACAAGAAATTTATGTTGAAAAAATTCGATCTCTTCGGATGTACCAATAAAGCAGGCGATTTCAGCCTGGTCGATGCCTGA
- the iolC gene encoding 5-dehydro-2-deoxygluconokinase — translation MKKYDLLTLGRSSIDLYSANVGSPFEKIEAFNAFVGGCPLNIATGSRRLGLETAILTGIGNDQVGNFIKHFLDQEGIITDWVPTIEGTRSSAVVLGIEPPDRFPLVYYRENCADINLNIDHVAAIPFEDFRAAAFSGTAFSKDPSRTAMFYALELAKKNDVIRLLDIDFRADQWFDPRAFGVTIRAALGSFNIVVGTEEEILATFLTDKEQLLIKHQQISAPEIRGNIENAIQEILASGVETLVVKRGKDGASIFQPGKEEVKVPGFPVEVLNVLGAGDAFCAGFSFGLLSGWDLYKSVRMGNACGAIIVTREGCANFMPTNEEVTEFVTSYGGL, via the coding sequence ATGAAAAAATACGACTTATTAACCCTGGGCCGCTCTTCGATTGACTTGTATTCAGCCAACGTTGGCAGCCCTTTTGAAAAAATAGAAGCTTTCAACGCATTCGTTGGCGGGTGTCCGCTGAACATTGCTACGGGAAGCCGACGGTTAGGATTGGAAACCGCCATATTAACCGGTATAGGAAATGATCAGGTCGGGAATTTTATCAAACATTTCCTTGATCAGGAAGGGATTATCACGGACTGGGTACCCACCATTGAGGGAACGCGCAGCTCGGCGGTTGTACTTGGCATAGAGCCGCCAGACCGCTTTCCGCTGGTGTACTACCGTGAAAATTGTGCTGATATCAATCTCAATATTGATCATGTGGCGGCTATACCATTCGAAGATTTCAGAGCGGCGGCATTTTCAGGCACTGCATTCAGCAAAGATCCTAGCCGTACTGCAATGTTCTATGCTTTGGAGCTAGCGAAAAAGAATGATGTAATCCGCTTGCTTGACATTGATTTCCGTGCCGATCAATGGTTTGATCCACGAGCTTTCGGTGTCACGATCCGGGCGGCACTGGGAAGTTTCAATATTGTGGTCGGTACCGAAGAGGAGATCCTCGCGACATTCCTTACTGACAAAGAACAGTTGCTGATCAAACACCAACAAATATCAGCTCCTGAGATCAGAGGCAACATTGAGAATGCAATTCAGGAAATTCTTGCGTCAGGAGTAGAAACATTGGTGGTCAAAAGAGGAAAGGACGGGGCCTCTATTTTCCAACCGGGTAAAGAAGAAGTGAAAGTACCCGGCTTCCCGGTCGAAGTACTGAATGTATTGGGTGCTGGCGATGCATTTTGTGCCGGCTTTTCCTTCGGGCTGCTCAGCGGCTGGGATCTTTACAAGAGCGTACGCATGGGCAATGCCTGCGGGGCCATTATCGTCACGCGGGAAGGTTGCGCGAATTTTATGCCGACCAATGAAGAAGTTACCGAATTCGTCACAAGTTATGGCGGACTCTAG
- the iolG gene encoding inositol 2-dehydrogenase yields the protein MTKKLKTGVIGLGRIGQIHLSNLVLHMPDAEVVIASDLSEASHAFAHNLGVPNVTTDAYDVINHPDVEAVIICSPTPFHVPYTVAAAEQKKHIFCEKPLDVTLEAIQAAEKAVSDNQVKLMLGFNRRFDANFSNVRTLVEADKIGDPHILRITSRDPAPPPVEYLKVSGGIFLDMSIHDFDMARYIVGSEVKEVFVKGDALIHPEIKDFGDIDTAVIVLTFENGAIGVIDNSRKAVYGYDQRLEIFGSKGMAKAENNTSDTLVHFDSNGGHISLPLHFFLERYETAYRVCLKSFIDCVLNDTPSPVNAHDGLMATAIGIAAMKSLTEGRSVKMEEVLQYAVV from the coding sequence ATGACTAAAAAATTAAAAACCGGTGTGATTGGACTGGGCCGCATTGGGCAGATCCACCTTAGCAACCTGGTACTCCACATGCCGGATGCCGAGGTCGTTATCGCTTCCGATTTGTCCGAAGCGTCCCATGCTTTTGCCCATAACCTAGGCGTTCCCAATGTAACAACCGACGCCTATGACGTGATCAACCACCCGGATGTGGAGGCTGTAATTATCTGCTCGCCTACGCCATTCCATGTTCCGTACACAGTGGCAGCGGCTGAGCAGAAAAAGCATATTTTCTGTGAAAAACCTCTTGACGTAACTTTGGAAGCCATTCAGGCTGCTGAAAAAGCGGTGAGTGACAATCAGGTTAAATTAATGCTTGGCTTCAATCGTCGTTTTGATGCCAATTTCAGCAACGTTCGCACTTTGGTAGAAGCCGACAAAATCGGTGACCCGCATATCCTGCGCATTACCAGCCGTGACCCAGCGCCTCCTCCGGTAGAATATCTGAAAGTTTCCGGCGGCATTTTCCTTGACATGTCCATTCACGACTTTGACATGGCACGTTACATCGTCGGCAGCGAAGTGAAAGAGGTATTCGTGAAAGGCGATGCCCTCATTCATCCGGAGATCAAGGATTTCGGAGATATAGATACTGCGGTTATCGTCCTGACATTCGAAAACGGGGCAATCGGCGTGATCGATAATAGCCGTAAGGCAGTTTACGGCTACGACCAGCGTCTCGAAATTTTCGGTTCAAAAGGAATGGCGAAAGCAGAAAATAATACTTCTGATACATTGGTGCATTTTGACAGCAATGGTGGCCACATTTCCCTGCCGCTGCATTTCTTTTTGGAAAGATATGAAACCGCCTACCGCGTTTGTCTCAAATCATTTATCGATTGCGTGCTAAACGACACACCGTCTCCGGTCAACGCACATGACGGGTTAATGGCCACTGCGATCGGCATTGCAGCTATGAAGTCTCTGACAGAAGGCAGAAGCGTTAAAATGGAGGAAGTTTTGCAGTATGCTGTGGTTTAA